Proteins encoded in a region of the Streptomyces sp. NBC_00310 genome:
- a CDS encoding ATP-dependent Clp protease ATP-binding subunit, whose protein sequence is MNSGFPGPEGYGPDPFSEFFARFFGGPRPQRIEIGRLMSGQARQLVADAAAYAARHGSSDLDTQHLLRAALTAEPTRSLVARAGADPDALAGEIDERSGPERHKPGQGPTPASLALTPAVKRALLDAHELARVTGSGYIGPEHVLSALAANPDSAAGHILGAARLSASALPPDASEPSTTPPPAGIPLAGFPRSDLPRRSPTATPTLDKYGRDLTDLALQGRIDPVIGREEEIEQTVEVLSRRGKNNPVLIGEAGVGKTAIVEGLAQRVAEGDVPDVLAGRRVVALDLSGVVAGTRYRGDFEERLTNIVDEIRAHSEELVVFIDELHTVVGAGSGEGSVLDAGNILKPALARGELNIVGATTLEEYRRIEKDAALARRFQPVLVPEPDGDDALEILRGLRDRYEAHHQVRYSDEALVAAVALSDRYLTDRRLPDKAIDLMDQAGARVRLRARTKGTDVRALEREIEQVTRDKDQAVAGEQYEQATRLRDRIGELRERIAEGRGEKRADDGQSLEIGAEDIAEVVSRQTGIPVSSLTQEERERLLGLEQRLHQRVVGQDEAVSVVADAVLRSRAGLASPERPIGSFLFLGPTGVGKTELARALAESLFGNEDRMVRLDMSEYQERHTVSRLVGAPPGYVGHEEAGQLTETVRRHPYSLLLLDEVEKAHPDVFNLLLQVLDDGRLTDAQGRTVDFTHAVVVMTSNLGSEAIGRGGSGLGFSAGGAEADEEDRRERILRPLREHFRPEFLNRIDEIVVFRRLTDDQLRRITDLLLERTRHRLQAQGITVEFTERAVDHLARHGHQPEYGARPLRRTIQREVDNPLSRLLLDGRLPSGSRVVAEAEDGRLAFRTTPPASD, encoded by the coding sequence ATGAACAGCGGCTTCCCGGGGCCCGAGGGCTACGGTCCGGACCCCTTCAGTGAGTTCTTCGCCCGTTTCTTCGGCGGTCCGCGCCCTCAGCGGATCGAGATCGGCCGGCTGATGAGCGGCCAGGCCCGCCAACTGGTGGCCGACGCCGCGGCGTACGCGGCACGGCACGGCAGCAGCGACCTGGACACCCAGCATCTGCTGCGCGCCGCGCTGACCGCCGAACCGACCCGAAGTCTGGTGGCCCGCGCGGGCGCCGACCCCGACGCGCTGGCCGGTGAGATCGACGAACGGTCGGGCCCGGAGCGGCACAAGCCGGGCCAGGGGCCGACACCCGCGTCCCTGGCCCTGACCCCCGCGGTCAAGCGGGCCCTGCTGGACGCGCACGAACTGGCCCGGGTCACCGGCTCCGGCTACATCGGCCCCGAACACGTCCTGAGCGCCCTCGCCGCCAACCCGGACTCGGCCGCCGGGCACATCCTCGGCGCCGCGCGCCTCTCGGCCTCCGCGCTGCCGCCGGACGCGTCGGAGCCGTCGACGACGCCCCCGCCCGCCGGAATCCCCCTCGCCGGATTTCCGCGCTCCGACCTGCCGCGCCGTAGCCCCACCGCCACCCCGACCCTCGACAAGTACGGCCGCGACCTGACCGACCTCGCCCTTCAGGGCCGGATCGACCCGGTCATCGGGCGGGAGGAGGAGATCGAGCAGACCGTCGAAGTGCTCTCCCGGCGCGGCAAGAACAACCCCGTGCTCATCGGTGAGGCGGGCGTCGGCAAGACCGCGATCGTGGAGGGGCTGGCCCAGCGCGTCGCCGAGGGAGACGTGCCCGATGTGCTGGCCGGGCGCCGGGTGGTCGCCCTGGATCTGTCCGGGGTGGTCGCCGGGACCCGTTACCGGGGCGACTTCGAGGAGCGGCTGACGAACATCGTCGACGAGATCCGCGCACACTCCGAGGAACTGGTCGTCTTCATCGACGAGTTGCACACGGTCGTGGGCGCCGGCTCGGGCGAGGGCAGCGTGCTGGACGCGGGCAACATCCTCAAGCCGGCCCTGGCACGCGGCGAGCTGAACATCGTCGGCGCGACGACCTTGGAGGAGTACCGGCGGATCGAGAAGGACGCGGCGCTGGCCCGCCGGTTCCAGCCGGTGCTGGTCCCCGAGCCGGACGGCGACGACGCTCTGGAGATCCTGCGCGGGCTGCGCGACCGGTACGAGGCCCACCATCAGGTCCGCTACAGCGACGAGGCGCTGGTGGCGGCCGTGGCGCTGTCGGACCGGTATCTCACCGACCGCCGGCTGCCCGACAAGGCCATCGACCTGATGGACCAGGCCGGGGCCCGGGTCCGGCTGCGCGCCCGGACGAAGGGGACGGACGTACGGGCCCTGGAGCGGGAGATCGAGCAGGTGACCCGGGACAAGGACCAGGCGGTCGCGGGTGAGCAGTACGAGCAGGCCACGCGCCTGCGGGACCGGATCGGCGAGCTCAGGGAGCGGATCGCCGAAGGGCGCGGCGAGAAGCGGGCCGACGACGGGCAGAGTCTGGAGATCGGCGCCGAGGACATCGCCGAGGTCGTCTCCCGGCAGACCGGCATCCCCGTCAGCAGCCTCACCCAGGAGGAGAGGGAACGGCTGCTGGGGCTGGAACAGCGGCTGCATCAGCGGGTCGTCGGGCAGGACGAGGCGGTGAGCGTGGTGGCGGACGCCGTGCTGCGCTCACGCGCCGGGCTGGCCAGTCCCGAACGGCCGATCGGCAGCTTCCTCTTCCTGGGCCCGACCGGCGTCGGCAAGACCGAACTGGCCCGCGCGCTGGCGGAGTCCCTCTTCGGCAACGAGGACCGGATGGTGCGGCTCGACATGAGCGAGTACCAGGAGCGGCACACGGTCAGCCGGCTGGTCGGCGCCCCGCCCGGCTACGTCGGCCACGAGGAGGCCGGTCAGCTGACGGAGACCGTGCGACGGCACCCGTACTCGCTGCTGTTGCTGGACGAGGTGGAGAAGGCCCACCCGGACGTCTTCAACCTGCTGCTCCAGGTCCTCGACGACGGCAGGCTCACCGACGCGCAGGGCCGCACGGTCGACTTCACCCACGCCGTGGTCGTCATGACGAGCAACCTGGGCTCGGAGGCCATCGGCCGGGGCGGGTCGGGGCTGGGATTCTCGGCGGGCGGCGCCGAGGCGGACGAGGAGGACCGGCGCGAGCGGATCCTGCGGCCGTTGCGGGAGCACTTCCGGCCGGAGTTCCTCAACCGCATCGACGAGATCGTCGTCTTCCGCCGGCTCACCGACGACCAACTGCGGCGGATCACCGACCTGTTGCTGGAGCGGACGCGGCACCGGCTGCAGGCGCAGGGCATCACCGTCGAGTTCACCGAGCGGGCCGTCGACCATCTCGCCCGCCACGGTCACCAGCCCGAGTACGGCGCCCGGCCGCTGCGCCGCACGATCCAGCGGGAGGTCGACAACCCGCTGTCCCGGCTGCTCCTCGACGGACGACTGCCGTCCGGCAGCCGGGTGGTGGCGGAAGCGGAGGACGGGCGGCTCGCCTTCCGTACGACGCCGCCCGCCTCCGACTGA
- the map gene encoding type I methionyl aminopeptidase produces the protein MVELKTDASMDAMYETGQVVARALTRVRDAADVGVSLLELDELAHTVLREAGASSPFLGYRPSFAPTPFPAVICASVNDAIVHGIPTAYRLRDGDLVSIDFGAQLGGWAGDSAISFVVGEPRAADLRLVGTAERALAAGIEAAVVGNRIGDIAHAIGTVCRAAGYGIPDGFGGHGIGRRMHEDPGVPNEGRPGRGMRLRHGMVLAIEPMVIGGGGDGFHAAPDGWTLCTDDGSRAAHAEHTVAITDAGPRVLTAR, from the coding sequence ATGGTGGAACTGAAGACGGATGCATCGATGGACGCGATGTACGAGACCGGGCAGGTCGTGGCGCGAGCGCTGACCAGGGTGCGGGACGCCGCCGACGTGGGCGTCTCCCTGCTCGAACTGGACGAGCTGGCGCACACGGTCCTGCGGGAGGCGGGCGCCTCGTCGCCGTTCCTCGGCTACCGGCCCTCCTTCGCGCCCACGCCCTTCCCGGCCGTGATCTGCGCCTCCGTGAACGACGCGATCGTGCACGGCATCCCTACGGCGTACCGGCTGCGCGACGGCGACCTCGTCTCCATCGACTTCGGCGCCCAACTGGGGGGCTGGGCCGGGGACTCGGCGATCAGCTTCGTCGTGGGCGAGCCGCGCGCGGCCGACCTGCGGCTCGTCGGGACGGCCGAACGCGCCCTCGCGGCGGGCATCGAGGCGGCCGTCGTGGGCAACCGCATCGGCGACATCGCCCACGCGATCGGCACCGTGTGCCGCGCCGCCGGGTACGGGATCCCCGACGGCTTCGGCGGCCACGGGATCGGCCGCCGGATGCACGAGGACCCCGGGGTACCGAACGAGGGGCGGCCCGGGCGCGGAATGCGGCTGCGGCACGGGATGGTCCTGGCGATCGAGCCGATGGTGATCGGCGGGGGCGGCGACGGGTTCCACGCGGCACCGGACGGGTGGACGCTGTGCACGGACGACGGGTCTCGTGCGGCCCATGCGGAACACACGGTCGCCATCACGGACGCGGGACCGCGGGTACTGACGGCACGGTGA
- a CDS encoding helix-turn-helix domain-containing protein yields the protein MVRTPLTPEERERGERLGRLLREARGGRSMVEIAAGAGISAETLRKIETGRAPTPAFFTVAALARALGLSMDELVTRCAPAAGAVPTAAVA from the coding sequence ATGGTGCGCACCCCCTTGACCCCCGAAGAGCGCGAACGCGGCGAGCGGCTCGGCCGGTTGCTGCGTGAGGCCCGCGGCGGTCGCAGCATGGTCGAGATCGCCGCCGGCGCGGGCATCTCCGCGGAGACCCTCCGGAAGATCGAGACCGGCCGCGCCCCCACGCCGGCGTTCTTCACGGTCGCCGCCCTCGCCCGCGCGCTGGGCCTGTCCATGGACGAACTCGTCACCCGGTGCGCCCCGGCCGCCGGGGCGGTGCCGACGGCCGCGGTGGCCTGA
- a CDS encoding nitrilase-related carbon-nitrogen hydrolase yields the protein MANVVRAALVQATWTGDTASMVAKHVEHAREAARQGAKVIGFQEVFNAPYFCQVQEPEHYAWAEPVPDGPTVTRMRELARETGMVIVVPVFEVEQSGFYYNTAAVIDADGTYLGKYRKHHIPQVKGFWEKYYFKPGNLGWPVFETAVGKVGVYICYDRHFPEGWRQLGLNGAQLVYNPSATHRGLSAHLWQLEQPAAAVANEYFIAAINRVGVEEYGDNDFYGTSYFVDPRGKFVGEVASDKSEELVVRDLDFDLIEDVRQQWAFYRDRRPDAYEGLVRP from the coding sequence ATGGCCAACGTCGTACGCGCCGCCCTGGTCCAGGCGACCTGGACCGGCGACACCGCATCCATGGTCGCCAAGCACGTCGAGCACGCCCGCGAGGCGGCCCGGCAGGGCGCGAAGGTGATCGGCTTCCAGGAAGTCTTCAACGCGCCCTACTTCTGCCAGGTCCAGGAACCGGAGCACTACGCCTGGGCGGAACCCGTGCCGGACGGCCCGACCGTCACGCGGATGCGGGAGCTGGCCCGTGAGACCGGCATGGTGATCGTCGTCCCGGTGTTCGAGGTCGAGCAGTCCGGGTTCTACTACAACACCGCGGCGGTGATCGACGCCGACGGCACCTACCTCGGCAAGTACCGCAAGCATCACATCCCCCAGGTCAAGGGGTTCTGGGAGAAGTACTACTTCAAGCCCGGGAACCTCGGCTGGCCGGTCTTCGAGACGGCCGTCGGCAAGGTCGGCGTCTACATCTGCTACGACCGCCACTTCCCGGAGGGCTGGCGCCAGCTCGGTCTGAACGGCGCCCAGCTCGTCTACAACCCCTCCGCGACCCACCGGGGCCTCTCCGCCCACCTGTGGCAGCTGGAGCAGCCCGCGGCAGCCGTCGCCAACGAGTACTTCATCGCCGCGATCAACCGGGTCGGCGTGGAGGAGTACGGGGACAACGACTTCTACGGCACCTCGTACTTCGTCGACCCGCGCGGCAAGTTCGTCGGCGAGGTCGCGAGCGACAAGAGCGAGGAACTCGTCGTACGGGACCTCGACTTCGACCTGATCGAGGACGTACGGCAGCAGTGGGCGTTCTACCGGGACCGCAGGCCCGACGCGTACGAAGGACTCGTACGGCCCTGA
- a CDS encoding aspartate aminotransferase family protein, whose protein sequence is MTDELLGRHKAVLPDWLALYYADPLEITHGEGRHVWDAQGNKYLDFFGGILTTMTAHALPEVTKAVSEQAGRIIHSSTLYLNRPMVELAERIAQMSGIPDARVFFTTSGTEANDTALMLATTYRQSNQILAMRNSYHGRSFSAVGITGNKGWSPTSLSPLQTLYVHGGVRTRGPYADLSDADFITACVADLEDLLGHGRPPAALIAEPIQGVGGFTSPPDGLYAAFREVLQRHGVLWIADEVQTGWGRTGDNFWGWQAHGQNGPPDIVTFAKGIGNGMSIGGVVARAEVMNCLDSNSISTFGGTQITMAAGLANLNYLVEHDLQGNARRVGGLLIERLRAITAQIPEVKEVRGRGLMIGIELVRPGTDEANPEAASAVLEAARREGLLIGKGGGHNTSALRVAPPLSLTVAEAEEGAEALERALGSIQ, encoded by the coding sequence GTGACCGACGAACTGCTCGGACGCCACAAGGCCGTACTGCCCGACTGGCTCGCGCTCTACTACGCGGACCCGCTGGAGATCACCCACGGCGAGGGCCGCCATGTCTGGGACGCCCAGGGCAACAAGTACCTCGACTTCTTCGGCGGCATCCTCACCACCATGACGGCGCACGCGCTGCCCGAGGTCACCAAGGCGGTGAGCGAGCAGGCCGGGCGGATCATCCACTCCTCCACGCTCTACCTCAACCGGCCGATGGTCGAACTCGCCGAGCGGATCGCGCAGATGTCCGGCATCCCGGACGCCCGCGTCTTCTTCACCACCTCCGGCACCGAGGCCAACGACACCGCGCTGATGCTGGCCACGACGTACCGGCAGAGCAACCAGATCCTCGCGATGCGCAACAGCTACCACGGCCGCTCCTTCAGCGCGGTCGGCATCACCGGCAACAAGGGCTGGTCGCCGACCTCGCTGTCACCGCTCCAGACGCTGTACGTGCACGGCGGCGTCCGGACCCGCGGTCCCTACGCCGACCTGAGCGACGCCGACTTCATCACGGCCTGCGTCGCCGACCTGGAGGACCTGCTTGGCCACGGCCGCCCGCCGGCCGCGCTGATCGCCGAGCCGATCCAGGGCGTCGGCGGCTTCACCTCACCGCCGGACGGCCTGTACGCCGCCTTCCGCGAGGTGCTCCAGCGGCACGGCGTGCTGTGGATCGCCGACGAGGTGCAGACCGGGTGGGGCCGTACCGGCGACAACTTCTGGGGCTGGCAGGCGCACGGCCAGAACGGGCCTCCGGACATCGTCACCTTCGCCAAGGGCATCGGCAACGGCATGTCCATCGGCGGCGTCGTCGCCCGTGCCGAGGTCATGAACTGCCTGGACAGCAACTCGATCTCGACCTTCGGCGGCACCCAGATCACCATGGCCGCAGGCCTCGCCAACCTGAACTACCTGGTCGAGCACGACCTCCAGGGCAACGCGCGCCGCGTCGGCGGACTGCTCATCGAGCGGTTGCGGGCGATCACCGCCCAGATCCCCGAAGTGAAGGAAGTACGCGGCCGGGGGCTCATGATCGGCATCGAACTGGTCAGGCCCGGCACCGACGAGGCGAACCCGGAGGCCGCGTCCGCCGTCCTCGAAGCCGCCCGCCGGGAGGGCCTGCTGATCGGCAAGGGCGGCGGCCACAACACCAGCGCGCTGCGTGTCGCGCCCCCGCTGTCCCTGACCGTCGCCGAGGCCGAGGAGGGCGCCGAGGCCCTCGAACGCGCTCTGGGGAGCATTCAGTAA
- a CDS encoding PucR family transcriptional regulator gives MITVLEPALSVRQVLTMDRVLAGEPEVVAGAGQLDRPVRWVHVAEAPDVGVMLTGGEMVLTTGVLLAGNEDAQAEYIRSLYRAEAAAVVLGLGRAFPTPPDVMRRAAERCGLPMVVLHRPFPFAELTEEVQSRLVRRKFAAVSLSEAVRTSLTGLITAGAPLQRLLDEIAQHAGCPLVVTNLAHRVLATAGERSAVDDVLRDWERISRQAGGSEGDGWARAELGGRGERWGQIVLCGYRGDAATGRLLADRAAEALVLHRMLGGSAHSWEEQSAQSLLTDLVSGVVPARQLLPRARAAGLPVNRRTFVPLVVRDGDPAQLDRVLRMLGLPGLVAELAEGATAVLLSLARDQDAAALTAHFATRLRSESGERRTVVAAAEARTTWEDVPGGLREARHVADAVAQSSAAGLELPVVVRLRDVHLRGLVRLLRDDPHVQAFAERELDGLLRGDGHAEQDLLPVLRTYLATGRNKSHTAQLHHVSRPALYRRLEAIEARLGVDLDDFEQAASVHIALLAHDAQQG, from the coding sequence ATGATCACCGTCTTGGAACCCGCCCTGTCGGTACGCCAGGTCCTCACCATGGACCGGGTGCTCGCCGGAGAGCCCGAGGTGGTGGCCGGGGCCGGTCAGCTCGACCGGCCCGTGCGCTGGGTGCATGTGGCCGAGGCCCCCGACGTGGGCGTGATGCTCACCGGCGGCGAGATGGTCCTCACCACCGGGGTCCTGCTCGCCGGGAACGAGGACGCCCAGGCCGAGTACATCCGCTCGCTGTACCGGGCCGAGGCCGCGGCGGTCGTCCTGGGTCTCGGCCGGGCCTTCCCGACGCCGCCCGACGTGATGCGCCGGGCGGCGGAGCGGTGCGGCCTGCCCATGGTGGTGCTGCACCGGCCGTTCCCCTTCGCCGAACTGACGGAGGAGGTCCAGTCCCGGCTGGTACGGCGGAAGTTCGCCGCCGTGAGCCTGTCGGAGGCCGTACGCACCTCCCTGACCGGGCTGATCACCGCCGGAGCCCCGCTCCAACGACTCCTCGACGAGATCGCCCAGCACGCGGGCTGTCCGCTCGTCGTCACCAACCTCGCCCATCGCGTCCTCGCCACGGCGGGGGAGCGGTCGGCGGTCGACGACGTACTGCGCGACTGGGAGCGGATCTCCCGGCAGGCGGGCGGCAGCGAGGGCGACGGCTGGGCACGCGCCGAGCTGGGCGGGCGCGGGGAGCGCTGGGGCCAGATCGTGCTGTGCGGATACCGGGGCGACGCCGCCACCGGGCGGCTGCTCGCCGACCGGGCCGCCGAGGCGCTCGTACTGCACCGCATGCTCGGTGGCTCGGCGCACAGCTGGGAGGAGCAGTCCGCGCAGAGCCTCCTGACGGACCTCGTCTCCGGAGTCGTACCGGCCCGGCAACTGCTGCCGAGGGCACGGGCGGCCGGGCTGCCGGTCAACCGCCGTACGTTCGTGCCGCTCGTCGTGCGCGACGGGGACCCGGCCCAACTCGACCGTGTGCTGCGGATGCTGGGGCTCCCCGGGCTCGTCGCCGAACTGGCGGAGGGCGCCACCGCCGTACTCCTCAGCCTCGCCCGGGACCAGGACGCGGCCGCGCTCACCGCGCACTTCGCCACCCGGCTGCGGTCGGAGTCGGGGGAGCGCAGGACCGTCGTGGCGGCAGCCGAGGCGCGGACCACGTGGGAGGACGTGCCGGGCGGGCTGCGCGAGGCCCGGCACGTGGCCGACGCCGTCGCCCAGTCCTCGGCGGCCGGGCTGGAGCTGCCGGTCGTGGTACGCCTGCGTGATGTGCATCTGCGCGGCCTGGTCCGGCTGTTGCGGGACGATCCGCACGTACAGGCCTTCGCCGAGCGGGAGTTGGACGGCCTGCTGCGCGGTGACGGGCACGCCGAGCAGGATCTGCTGCCGGTGCTGCGGACGTATCTCGCGACGGGCCGCAACAAGTCGCACACGGCTCAGCTGCACCATGTGAGCAGGCCCGCGCTGTACCGCCGTCTCGAAGCCATAGAGGCCCGCCTCGGCGTGGACCTCGACGACTTCGAACAGGCCGCGTCCGTCCACATCGCCCTCCTCGCCCACGACGCGCAACAGGGCTGA
- a CDS encoding nitrilase-related carbon-nitrogen hydrolase encodes MSRVIRAAIFQTAWTGDKESMIQVHEQAARDAAAQGAQVLCFQELFYGPYFCQVQDKAFYEYAEQIPDGPIVKRFQALAKELGLVLVLPMYEEEQPGVLYNTAAVIDSDGKYLGKYRKHHIPQVPGFWEKFYFRPGNVGWPVFDTAVGRIGVYICYDRHFPEGWRALGLGGAEIVFNPSATSRGLSRYLWQLEQPASAVANEYFIGAINRVGVEELGDNDFYGTSYFVDPEAQFVGEVASDKETELVVRDLDLAKLREVRDRWQFFRDRRPDAYAPLTAP; translated from the coding sequence ATGAGCAGAGTCATCCGCGCAGCCATCTTCCAGACGGCCTGGACCGGCGACAAGGAGTCGATGATCCAGGTCCACGAGCAGGCGGCCCGCGACGCGGCCGCGCAGGGTGCGCAGGTCCTGTGCTTCCAGGAGCTGTTCTACGGGCCCTACTTCTGCCAGGTCCAGGACAAGGCGTTCTACGAGTACGCCGAGCAGATCCCCGACGGCCCGATCGTCAAGCGCTTCCAGGCGCTCGCCAAGGAGCTGGGCCTGGTCCTCGTGCTGCCGATGTACGAGGAGGAGCAGCCGGGAGTCCTCTACAACACCGCCGCCGTGATCGACTCGGACGGCAAGTACCTCGGCAAGTACCGCAAGCACCACATCCCCCAAGTCCCCGGCTTCTGGGAGAAGTTCTACTTCCGTCCCGGCAACGTCGGCTGGCCCGTCTTCGACACCGCGGTGGGGAGGATCGGCGTCTACATCTGCTACGACCGGCACTTCCCGGAGGGCTGGCGTGCGCTGGGCCTCGGCGGCGCCGAGATCGTGTTCAACCCGTCGGCCACCTCGCGGGGCCTGTCCCGCTACCTGTGGCAGCTGGAGCAGCCGGCGTCGGCCGTCGCCAACGAGTACTTCATCGGCGCGATCAACCGGGTCGGCGTCGAGGAACTCGGGGACAACGACTTCTACGGCACCTCCTACTTCGTGGACCCGGAGGCCCAGTTCGTCGGGGAGGTGGCGAGCGACAAGGAGACCGAACTCGTCGTCCGCGACCTGGACCTGGCCAAGCTCCGCGAGGTCCGCGACCGCTGGCAGTTCTTCCGCGACCGCCGCCCGGACGCCTACGCCCCGCTGACGGCACCGTAA
- the hydA gene encoding dihydropyrimidinase — translation MSGRTLIRGGLVITASDELHADVLIEDGRVAALAAAGTPAAEAWTAERTIDATGKYVIPGGVDAHTHMELPFGGTFASDTFETGTRAAAWGGTTTIVDFAVQSVGHSLREGLDAWHAKAEGNCAIDYGFHMIVSDVNQDTLKEMDLLVQEGVTSFKQFMAYPGVFYSDDGQILRAMQRSAENGGLIMMHAENGIAIDVLVEQALARGETDPRYHGEVRKALLEAEATHRAIKLAQVAGAPLYVVHVSAMEAVAELARARDEGLNVFGETCPQYLFLSTDNLAEPDFEGSKYVCSTPLRPKEHQAKLWQGLRTNDLQVVSTDHCPFCFVGQKELGRGDFSKIPNGLPGVENRMDLLHQAVVDGYISRRRWIEIACATPARMFGMYPKKGTIAPGADADIVIYDPHAEQVMSAETHHMNVDYSAYEGKRTTGRVETVLSRGELVITEREYTGHAGHGVYTPRSTCQYLN, via the coding sequence ATGAGCGGCCGTACTCTCATCCGCGGCGGTCTCGTCATCACCGCGTCCGACGAGCTCCACGCCGACGTCCTGATCGAGGACGGCCGAGTCGCCGCCCTCGCCGCCGCCGGCACCCCCGCGGCCGAGGCCTGGACCGCCGAACGCACCATCGACGCCACCGGGAAGTACGTCATCCCCGGCGGCGTGGACGCGCACACGCACATGGAGCTGCCCTTCGGCGGCACCTTCGCCTCAGACACCTTCGAGACCGGCACCCGGGCCGCCGCCTGGGGCGGTACGACGACGATCGTGGACTTCGCCGTGCAGAGCGTCGGCCACAGCCTCCGCGAGGGTCTCGACGCCTGGCACGCCAAGGCGGAGGGCAACTGCGCCATCGACTACGGCTTCCACATGATCGTGTCGGACGTGAACCAGGACACGCTCAAGGAGATGGACCTGCTGGTGCAGGAGGGCGTCACCTCCTTCAAGCAGTTCATGGCCTACCCGGGCGTCTTCTACAGCGACGACGGCCAGATCCTGCGCGCCATGCAGCGCTCCGCCGAGAACGGCGGCCTGATCATGATGCACGCCGAGAACGGCATCGCGATCGACGTGCTGGTCGAACAGGCGCTGGCACGCGGCGAGACCGACCCCCGCTACCACGGTGAGGTGCGCAAGGCCCTGCTGGAGGCCGAGGCCACCCACCGCGCCATCAAGCTCGCCCAGGTCGCCGGCGCCCCCCTGTACGTCGTGCACGTCTCGGCGATGGAGGCGGTCGCCGAGCTGGCCAGGGCGCGTGACGAGGGGCTCAACGTCTTCGGTGAGACCTGCCCGCAGTACCTGTTCCTCTCCACGGACAACCTCGCGGAGCCCGACTTCGAGGGCTCGAAGTACGTCTGCTCCACCCCGCTGCGGCCCAAGGAGCACCAGGCCAAGCTGTGGCAGGGCCTGCGCACCAACGACCTCCAGGTGGTCTCCACCGACCACTGCCCCTTCTGCTTCGTCGGCCAGAAGGAGTTGGGCCGCGGCGACTTCTCCAAGATCCCCAACGGTCTGCCGGGCGTCGAGAACCGTATGGACCTGCTCCACCAGGCCGTCGTCGACGGGTACATCTCGCGCCGCCGCTGGATCGAGATCGCCTGCGCGACCCCGGCCCGCATGTTCGGCATGTACCCGAAGAAGGGCACCATCGCGCCGGGCGCGGACGCCGACATCGTCATCTACGACCCGCACGCCGAGCAGGTCATGTCCGCCGAGACGCACCACATGAACGTCGACTACTCGGCGTACGAGGGCAAGCGCACCACCGGCCGGGTCGAGACGGTCCTCTCGCGCGGCGAACTCGTCATCACCGAGCGGGAGTACACCGGGCACGCCGGGCACGGCGTCTACACCCCCCGCTCCACCTGTCAGTACCTCAACTAG
- a CDS encoding TIGR03842 family LLM class F420-dependent oxidoreductase yields the protein MDFGLVLQTDPPASRVIELMKRAENNGFTYGWTFDSAVLWQEPFVIYSQILSSTTKLTVGPMVTNPGTRTWEVTASTFATLNDMFGNRTVCGIGRGDSAMRVAGRKPNTLARISEAMKVIRSLGSGGEADLGGTVISFPWIKPGAELPVWMAAYGPKALKMTGEEADGFILQLSDLYLTEYMVKAVKDAAVAAGRDPSEVKICVAAPAYVTEDDSPEALAHAREQCRWFGGMVGNHVADLVSKYGEHSAAVPEELTDYIKAREGYDYSHHGRADNPDTQFVPDEIVDRFCVIGTPEMHIEKLNALRALGVDQFAVYDMHDAQERVIDVYGSTVIPAVNG from the coding sequence ATGGACTTCGGACTCGTCCTGCAGACCGACCCGCCGGCCTCGCGTGTCATCGAGCTGATGAAGCGCGCCGAGAACAACGGCTTCACGTACGGCTGGACCTTCGACTCCGCCGTGCTCTGGCAGGAGCCGTTCGTCATCTACAGCCAGATCCTGTCCAGTACCACGAAGCTGACGGTCGGCCCCATGGTCACCAACCCGGGCACCCGCACCTGGGAGGTCACCGCCTCGACGTTCGCCACGCTGAACGACATGTTCGGCAACCGCACGGTCTGCGGCATCGGCCGCGGCGACTCCGCGATGCGCGTCGCGGGCCGCAAGCCCAACACCCTGGCCCGCATCAGCGAGGCGATGAAGGTGATCCGGTCGCTGGGCAGCGGGGGAGAGGCCGACCTCGGCGGGACCGTGATCAGTTTCCCGTGGATCAAGCCCGGTGCCGAACTCCCGGTCTGGATGGCCGCGTACGGCCCCAAGGCCCTGAAGATGACCGGTGAGGAGGCGGACGGCTTCATCCTCCAGCTGTCCGACCTCTACTTGACCGAGTACATGGTCAAGGCGGTCAAGGACGCGGCCGTGGCCGCCGGCCGCGACCCGTCCGAGGTGAAGATCTGCGTGGCCGCCCCCGCGTACGTCACCGAGGACGACTCCCCGGAGGCCCTGGCCCACGCGCGTGAGCAGTGCCGCTGGTTCGGCGGGATGGTCGGCAACCACGTCGCCGACCTGGTGTCGAAGTACGGCGAACACTCCGCGGCCGTACCGGAGGAGCTGACGGATTACATCAAGGCCCGCGAGGGGTACGACTACTCCCACCACGGGCGCGCCGACAACCCCGACACCCAGTTCGTGCCGGACGAGATCGTGGACCGGTTCTGTGTCATCGGCACTCCCGAGATGCACATCGAGAAGCTGAACGCCCTGCGCGCGCTGGGCGTGGACCAGTTCGCCGTGTACGACATGCACGACGCGCAGGAGAGGGTGATCGACGTGTACGGCTCGACGGTCATCCCGGCGGTCAACGGCTGA